The following proteins are co-located in the Pseudoalteromonas rubra genome:
- a CDS encoding DUF3283 family protein: MSYNLCNLSRQDKYQIQLEYEASFWAYQIKRGKNSREAIYDAINQRPLSEQAMLKEKFEFYLGLMLA, from the coding sequence ATGAGCTATAACCTGTGTAATTTATCGAGACAAGATAAATATCAAATTCAATTAGAGTACGAAGCGTCTTTTTGGGCTTATCAAATCAAACGCGGTAAGAATAGCCGTGAGGCCATTTATGATGCGATTAATCAGCGCCCTCTGTCAGAGCAGGCGATGTTAAAAGAAAAATTCGAATTTTATCTGGGGCTGATGCTGGCATAG
- a CDS encoding type II secretion system protein GspG — MDSVEIASAIYEKHYGKFPSRNIILNKLHKTDEVSGEWRGPYLSQKVPSSDPWGHAWVFSPSGSCNHIGELHSFYSVGPNGVDECKSGDDIFSRQEDRNIK, encoded by the coding sequence ATTGACTCTGTCGAGATAGCTTCTGCTATATACGAAAAGCATTATGGGAAGTTTCCGTCAAGAAATATAATACTCAACAAACTTCATAAAACTGATGAAGTATCGGGAGAGTGGAGAGGTCCCTATCTCAGCCAAAAAGTACCGAGTTCAGACCCTTGGGGTCATGCTTGGGTGTTTTCCCCAAGTGGCAGTTGCAATCACATTGGGGAGCTACATTCTTTCTATTCTGTTGGGCCGAATGGAGTAGATGAATGCAAAAGTGGTGATGATATATTTAGTAGACAGGAAGACAGAAACATTAAATAG
- a CDS encoding DUF1289 domain-containing protein, producing MEQIEIFEIPSPCRGICEVNNRGYCKGCFRSRDERFHWHALSEQQKRKVIELCAQRQKRVMAAKKRSAEAQSADAQQPGDQEDLF from the coding sequence ATGGAACAGATTGAGATTTTTGAGATCCCCAGCCCTTGCCGTGGTATTTGTGAGGTGAATAATCGGGGTTATTGCAAAGGGTGTTTTCGCAGCCGCGATGAACGCTTTCATTGGCATGCGCTGAGTGAGCAGCAAAAGCGTAAGGTGATTGAGTTATGCGCGCAACGTCAAAAGCGTGTGATGGCCGCGAAAAAGCGCAGCGCAGAGGCCCAGTCAGCGGACGCTCAGCAACCAGGAGATCAGGAAGATTTATTTTAA
- a CDS encoding substrate-binding periplasmic protein — protein sequence MRIFSLLLLCCLSAHSVATDNRTLYFNRPADTPQARYVIELLQTAYQQLGYKLEVVDFNRQSALIAANNGALDGQLGRIHGVTQAYPNLLQVRFPLYTFNLQLLSRCLSCTFEQLDSLVIQSGYLVSNQYLDSAPFNGQLIEVKNNITQLNLVTQGKVQAALVVDFHLREHLADMDLDSFKIDTLLTIETYHYLHIKHKALIPRLEEALHTLAEKGTVAMLKAKYQI from the coding sequence TTGCGAATTTTTAGTTTGTTATTGTTATGCTGCCTGAGTGCACACAGCGTCGCAACAGATAACCGCACACTGTACTTTAATCGCCCTGCGGACACCCCTCAGGCGAGATACGTGATTGAGTTATTGCAAACCGCTTATCAACAGCTTGGTTATAAGTTAGAGGTTGTTGATTTTAATCGCCAAAGTGCCCTTATCGCTGCCAATAATGGTGCTCTGGACGGACAACTCGGACGGATCCATGGCGTGACTCAGGCCTACCCAAATTTACTCCAGGTACGCTTTCCTCTGTATACTTTTAACTTGCAGTTACTCAGTCGCTGTTTAAGTTGTACCTTTGAGCAGCTCGACTCACTGGTTATTCAAAGCGGTTATCTGGTTTCAAACCAGTACCTGGATAGCGCGCCTTTCAATGGCCAGCTAATTGAGGTAAAAAACAATATCACTCAGCTCAATCTGGTTACCCAGGGAAAAGTACAGGCAGCGTTAGTGGTCGACTTTCACTTACGAGAACATCTGGCGGATATGGATCTGGACTCATTTAAAATTGATACGTTGCTGACCATTGAGACTTATCATTATTTACACATTAAGCACAAGGCCCTGATCCCCCGTCTTGAAGAAGCACTGCATACCCTGGCGGAAAAGGGCACTGTGGCCATGCTCAAAGCAAAATACCAGATTTAA
- a CDS encoding GNAT family N-acetyltransferase has protein sequence MKVVAQVLPAIQTPLVNKFYQAHKARGKATRQDQNWVLKGPDIVAACRVQQVTGHCFLSTVLVAPEQRGKGFAKALLNAVLVQQQAPLYTFAYHHLSGFYAGLGFAAIDPSALPQGLADKYHTYVAQGRQILAMQCINPE, from the coding sequence ATGAAAGTAGTTGCTCAGGTATTACCGGCCATTCAAACGCCCCTGGTGAATAAGTTTTATCAAGCTCACAAAGCCCGGGGGAAGGCGACGCGCCAGGATCAGAACTGGGTGCTTAAAGGCCCGGATATCGTTGCAGCGTGCAGAGTGCAACAGGTCACAGGGCATTGTTTTTTGTCTACGGTACTGGTTGCGCCTGAGCAACGAGGCAAAGGGTTTGCAAAAGCCCTTTTGAATGCCGTACTGGTGCAACAACAGGCTCCTCTGTACACCTTTGCTTATCACCATTTGAGTGGGTTTTACGCAGGCCTGGGCTTTGCGGCGATTGACCCATCGGCACTGCCTCAGGGACTGGCAGACAAGTATCATACCTATGTTGCACAAGGTCGGCAGATCCTGGCAATGCAATGTATTAACCCTGAGTAG